AaggaacatgcacaggattacactgtCAACTCACACCGAACTCAATGGGAGACACTGAGAATGGAGAGGCAACCAGCATCTACACAGCTCTAACCCTTAATATACCAAGCCCCACCGTGGGTTCTGCATCTTGGTCACACCATAATGTGATGGAACGCTGAGCACTGGCTCGTAGTtataaagatttttttcccccatccTCTTTTTCTAGAAGCGCTTTCGACTAGGAACACACTACCTTGTCAATCCTGGAGACCACGAAGGGCTTCTTGACAAAGGCAATTCTGGCATCTGTGTTCAGGGCCAGGAATTCCTGCATCTCCTCACTGTTAGCAATCTCGGGAATAGCGCACAATTGCTGGAAAATGGAAATATAGTAAGCTTAGGAGCAGCACAAGTGGgtgcattttaagaacataagagagccgtgctggataagaacataaaatatgttctatatggttcgggtccagattatttgaaagaacgtattctcccttatgagcctgcccatgctttgagatcttctggagaagcccttctttcagtcccaccatcttcacgggcgcgcttggtgggaacatgggagagggccttctcggtggctgctccggtgctctgcaactctcttcctggggaagttaggctggctccctccttgatgggctttcggaagcaggctaaaactttttttgttcaagcaggcctttggagaataatccagccctccatctatgttaatgtattataattttgttgtgtattttttaaaattgtttatggtttcgtttccctccccccgccccatgtatattttaaactttgtaaggccgccttgaggcccagcattgggcaaaaggctggatacaaataaatataataataataataataataataataagaagaagaagaagaagaagaagaagaagaagaagaagaagaagtgatggCAAAAATGTTGAAATGGATGGAGAGGACAATAAAGCATGGCATCATGATGGACAAGAGATGAAGCTTAaggctctctctgagtttaagacagctgtgaagactagtctcttctggcaggcctaccgagatgaattttaaaatgctgcgattgttattttatttgtttatttatatttatttatttgttacatttatataccgccccatagctgaagctctctgggcggtttacaaaagttaaaaacagtacacattaaaagtatacaaaatttaaaacataaaatttaaaaattgtattggttttatgtgctttttaaactaattttatgtattgtattttatttagtgttgttctccgcctcaatccagagtgagaggcgggtaatgaataaatttattattattattattaattattgttattattatgatgCGCTGCATAGGaacatgagaacgtaagaagagccatgctggatcagaccgagagtccatctggtccagcactctgttcacacagtggccaaccagccatcggccagggatgaacaaccaggacatggtgcaacagcatcctcccacccatgttccccaacaattggtgcacagtggcttactgcctcgaatactggagatagcacacaaccatctggggttgtagccattgatagcctcctcctccaggaatttatccaaccaattTATCcaaccaagggttcatctagtccaatattctgttctcacagtgctGCCCacaggaagtccacaagcagaacatggtgcaactacaccctctcacccatgtccttcagtaactggtgtatataggtataCTGCcactgatcctggaggcagcatagcagcatcaggactattagccattgatagtcttctcctccaggactttgtccaatcccctcttaaagccatcccaattgaaAGCCATCACTACGTCCtgcagcagtgaattccatagtttaacaatgcactgtgtgaagaagtccttccttgtatctgtcctgaatcttttaACCAGGGTTAGCAACAGTTGCACCTAGCACCAAGCCCACGTAATGTGGGACATTATTCTTAAACTCTAGTCCACTGTTTTAGATAGCAAAAGAAGACAATGGCTGCCATCCCTCACCTCCTAAATGACTACCTGCCCATTGATGGCATTGGCACAAGACATCAAGCAGTTGCAGATTACTCCTCGTGTTACTACACGGGGAGGGCTCATTCGCCTTTCCACCTCCTGCCCTTTACTGTCTGGATGGTCccatggttaaaaaaagaaaaagaactgtgcTTACGAAGACGCCTTTGAAGGAtttataaaataacaacaacaatagcaaaaCTGCCACATCTATTTAATTTACAGGACAGGAAGAACCAGTGCCCACCTTCAGGAATGACTCTAAAAGGCTTTTCCTGGCTTCTACTTTGTCGGTGTCCATGTTGCCAAACGGAAGATCAGGGAAGAGCTTTTTTGGACCTTTTATATCTGGAAATTGAAGAGAGAGGGGAGAACCTTATTGCATCATGAAACACATTAAATCTATCCTGCACAACATTAACAACATAAGCTGGAAGGGCCCAGGTTTCCCTCCCACAATTTATTTTCCAGAATCCCTCATCTTGGTcattggtacatctaggggtgagcatattaccccaacattaaaatcactccactggctgccaattagtttccgggcaaagtacaaagtgttggtcattacctttaaagccctaaatggtttgagtccaggttacctgcaggatcgccttctcccatataatccaccccacacactcaggtcctctggggtgaacttacttcagtcagctaaaactaggctggcatcagtttcccagaggaccttttcttctgtcgcccccagattgtggaatggcctgctggaggagatttgtaaaattaactccctgtgtgattttaaggtagctttaaagactagccttttccggcaggcctatccagatcaatgttaaatcatgaatttttaagacgcattgattcctgttctaatgttgttccccgcctcaatccaaagggagaggcaggtaagaaataaatatattattattattaattattattattattattattattaattattattattattattattattattattattatctctaatAGTTTCTCTTTGCAGCCAAACTGGGTCTGTGGCCGTTTGAAGACTAGCGTTTCCTTGCAAGCCCttctatttaatttaatttatttccgTCTTGCCCTTCAACTCCGGAGAGTTCTCAGGGTGGCAAACCAACTCATTAAAAACACTAGCCATCAATATTAAAATATGAGCACATcttgtacccacttacctgtgagtaaaccccattgaactcaataagacttactcAGCGTAGTCATgcctaggattgggctgcataaAAAGCTTCCGCAGAAAGCATCAGGGAATACCAACTTTTTATGAACTTCCGTAGgtccgccttctcctccagtctgGTTTGCAAGTTCAAGAATTCCCGGTATCGCCGGTTCACAGTGTGGTAAGCCACTTGCTGGAGAGTGCTAGCATTGTCACTGTCCAACGTTGTTTCATACTGTGGGAAAGAAAAGACTATCCATTATACAAGGAGATCAGATGACTAGAGGctggttatttatcttatttaatctaacaggggttaggtaccacctccatataattttataataattctcttttattctcactgacatatttcgcAAATTGtcggagaggttgtgggggaaaaggaacgtatttacataagtggtgggaatgtaaacatgtgcaaaagttgtggaagatggtgttttcggagattgaagaaattgttggaatgaagatagaacaaacatcaagagttgcattactctcactatatgaagatttaaaacgtagtaaagaaattaaggaattgataatgaatttgctgactgcagcaaggttgattgtagctaggaactggaagatccaaggtgattattgtattgaagagtggtataaagaagtatgggagattgctatcaatgataaattaacatgtaacattaaagtgagaagatgtatagcaaaaacgaatgattttgaggaaatttggaaacagttcctaatatttgtgttttctatgggaagtgggaaaccaccagcagaagaggtgttaagattttggaagcaggaatgatcccgaagggaagggggagcacttgttattatgttgaattatgttggattatgttatgataaagtattatatgttaataattatatatccaagtaatttgttaggtattggtatgttaactgttatgttggtttgtattttatgtagtcaaaaataaataaataaataaataaaaaagatgacCAGAGGCAACATGAAAGCACAGAAGATTGCAGAGGGAAAGCTCAACAGCTCAGACCTCTCTCATTCgccaaaaaatatttatttaatttccatacttcccaatagccaaaactcaaCCACTGTATGAGCAGGTTACCTTTACAGTATACAGGGTGTAGGGATGGAAGCCTGTTCCACTGTGCTCACGGGCGGTGATGGTACCAGTTATCCGCAGGTTTTGAATGATGACTGGGCCGTCCGGACTACTGAGGGGCTCAAAGCTGAACGTGCCGAGGGGAGCAGTAGGGGAGGAAGAAAGCAACCCTGGCAGCTGAGCTAAGTCCTGAGGGCTGTGCGCCAAACTCTCAGAAGACACCAACTCTTTGTCCAAGTAGGACGGCCGCCTCAAGAAAGTCTTCTCCGAGTCCTCCAGAAGAGCTGTCAAGGAAGCCAAGGTCTCCTCCTTCTCGGATACAGGTACAATCTGGATATCCGGGCATGGGTTCAAGAGGGTGGCCCGGACACTGGCTTCAAAGCTAGCACCAGCATTATCCTCCACGCACCTGGCTCTGACTGCTAGACCTTCCTCTTGATCCATGCCGTCAGGTCCCTCCAGAGCCAGGGAGCCCGCGAGGAATTCCTCGGTAGGCATGAGGACAATAGGGCCGGAGTCTTTTCCTAACTCGGACACAGGAGACTCAATTTCCATGTCTTCACAGGGGAAGAAGGACCCCAGAGTATCTGGCTGAAGGACAGGCATAGACGTGCTACTAGCTCTCCTTCCATTGATGTCAGTGCTCAGCTCTCTGCTGATGGGTTCTTTCCCCTCTAGCAGCAGACCCTCCAAACCATCCAGAGTGTCGCCGACCGAAGGCTCAGAACTCCTTGGAGACCTTGCCCTGGCCTCTGGAGTGGCTTCCAACTGGGATGCCAGTGGCAAGTAGTCGGGCATGGCAGGCCGGGAAGGGGAAAGAGCCAGGTCCGTCGACAATATCTCCGCCTTCTCTTTTCCTCCAGCGCCTCGACCACCGATCTTGGAGAAAATGGCAATCAAGAGCAGGTTGAGCCAGTCGGGGTCCGCCATTTTGTTGATCATGGGCAAGAGCACGTTACAGGTCACCAGCTCCACCACCACAAAGCGCCCGGTCCTGGTTTCCAGGTGCGGTTCAGGAACCAAGACCCGCAGCAGCAAGTCCACGATGCGCCTGGCGTAGTCCACCTCGTTGGCTGGGCTCCGGACGGCCACATGAGGCGGTGACAGCTCACAGTATGCTTGCCACAGCTGACTGGCCCTTGGTGCCAGGTCTCCGGGGTCCCCCGCCGCCTCCTCCACTTTTTCCCGGGCCTTCTTGTAGGTCTGCAGGTGGCAACCGCCCAGGAGAAGCACCTTCTGGGTCAGGGCTTGCTTGTCCACCAGCGCCATCCTCCTCTTCAGCTCCATGGCCAAGCCCAGCATCCCCTTCTGCACCTCGTCCTCAAAGCCCTGCTCGCCGCTCACAGCCCTGTACCAGGAGGACACGAAATCCCGAACGATCTTCCGGATCATGTTCTCGATCTCCGCGTCCAGCTGTTTCTCCGCCTCAGGGTTCCGAGGGCAGCTTTCGAGGAGGAGGAACCTCTCCAGGTGGATTTGGTTGCTGGTCCCCATCACCGCTCGGGAACCCAACCACCCGCCCAGCAGGGCCAACAACCCAGACAGGAGGCAAAGCAGCCAAACATTGACCAGCAGGTGGACCACCAGCAGCGAGCCCAGGACGGCCCCCACGGCAATCAGTTTCCTGTCGCCCAAGCCACCgcctgggcaagcagcagcaggTTCTCTGATCCTTAACATCTTCTgcctttctccccttcctcctctttaAAAACAGTGCCTCGGCTTCACGGCTGTCAACTCAAGCCTTCTTTCTCATTGCTTACCAAAGTTGGAGTTTACATGGAtcattctcatatatatatatatatatatatatatatatatattaaattgcCTAGCCGGTTCAAAGCAAAAGTTTTGGCCAGCTCTTCTCTGCCTAAAAGGGGCGAGGAAGCAGAGGGGAAACTTGCAAGAAAATTCCCCCGCGAGCTGCAAACGGCTGGTGCGCTCTCCCGTGCGCGCCTTCTGCATCAAGGGGCGCAAAGAGGCTTCTGCAGAAAGCAAGCAAGGGAGGGAAACTCTACGAAGAAGTCATTCTCcgggctcaaggcagctaacgCTCCACCACCGAATCCGAGACCCTTTGTTTTGCATCGACTCTGCCAGTTAGCAGCGGGCGCGCGGAACCGAATCAAAGCGCTGCGTCACGGGCGGGTCAGTTTCAgggctttctctccctctccggCGCCGGCCAAAGcgcaccaccgccgccgccgccgccgcgcagtTTGCGCAGGTGCCCGGCTGGGTCCCCAAGAGACGCATCGCTTCCGAGACCAACGGCGGCCGCCGCGAGCGCTTCGGTCTGGCGGGGGCGCCGGTTGCAGCCTCTTGCGAGCGCTTCCTGGGTCTCTCCCGGCTAAAGAGGCAGCAAGAGAGGAGGCGGAAAAGGCCGTGCGGTGCCTTTGCGACGGTAGTGCCATCTGGCGATCGCAATGGAGCACCGCGAACAAGGGCGGGCGGGCTGGCTGGCGGGGAAGGGTAGCTCGCTTCTGTCTGTTGCCGCTGCTACTGTTGCCCCTCTTCTCCTTATTTGCCTCTGTATCAtccctgtttttttttgggggggggtgatcctggtaacagggccggtgccagactattttgcgccctaggcaaggtgagctactttcaccccccacccacgcaccccccaaaagtgccaattttgatttttaagaacagatgtttcctggaaaaaaataagaagcacaaaacttgaaactgctaaatttattttaaagtacaagaaatacatcatgccaattacagcaaacaaattggaaaggaacgtctatgggtctaaaatgcattatttgataggaatatcaccttcaaatcatccccccccaactcacacacgctcgcagacacacactcagcatcactcactccaaacaaacacgcaagaacacatgcattcactcaaagacccccatgcatcccattcacccatacattctctctccctctctttctcttctgggctcattccggaagtccgaatgtggagctgccccacccgcaccccagcgtccctggctttgcttcggctgggcaggtgtggGGCTCCATCTctcccgcccaggcccagctgaatcctcaggccaggccggTTCACAGCCAACGCGTCTGAGTGCTGCGTTGTgcacggcgcccctcttagcttggcactctaggcggccgcctgagtggcctctatggtagcaccagccctgcctggtAAACATACAGGCCTTTCACCATTTGACAGATGTAAACACCCCTCACCCAGGAAGTATGAACCCCCCAAGACCCTCTCGCCCTATCAATTATTCTATTCCTACAAACCAAGAGCAAGCTTGTTTTCGTAGCGAGGGTCCTAGGTGACCAAAATGACACCACTCTCGAACAGCAGGCTccggaaaaacacacacagggattGCAGCATAGGAGGGAAATCTTTAGAACAACCCGGCTTgcaatgcacacacacgcacacacacacatattcagcTTGCTCAATGGCCTCGGAATGGCTAGCTGTTGCTTGGGGGTGGGAGATAGAATGGAGTATCTAGGAAAGGacatggctggttggctggccTTCTACACTGTAGCACTTCATTGCAGTTCTCACTTGGGTATTCTCATTGACTAGGGACAATTCATGCGTTGCAGTCCCTGCCTCACCGGTAAAGCACAGTTCCTATTTTGTTCTTCTGTTTTGGGAGGATGCCCTGTTATCACTGTGTTGGTTCTTTGCTAAAGTGATCATTCCTCAGATCCAGCTCCCTCCATAGAAGTTAACAGCACAGTTGCCCATGTCCCACTgcgttcaatgggactgactcaAAAGAATTGCCGCCTTTGTCACCAGGGGTTTGTTTATGTGCCTCTTGCGCACTGACatgtaagtgtgtgtgcatgaatgctACAGCACCAGTGCCTTTGTATCTGATGCAGTATTTTGAAAGAGTGAGCATCCTATTGCAGGGCCGTTgcgttttttgggttttttggggggtagtTTATATTTCaccatgagcctcgtgtggcgcagagcggtaaagcagcagtttctgcagctgaaactctccccattgcctgagttcgatcccagcggaagctggtttcaggcagctggctcgggtcgactcagccttccatcctcccgaggtcggtaaaatgagtacccagttagctggggaaaaggtaatcacggctggggaaggcaacggcaaaccaccccactataaggcctgccaagaaaacgtcagcgaaagctggtgtccctccaagagtcagtaatgactcagtgcttgcacgagaggttcctttcctttttccttatatttcaccaaaggtacacacacacacacactgcattttaATATGTGCAAACACTCTCAAAAATTCAAttctgcccactgacccaaaaagtttggggacccctgtagtaatttgttttactttgcttactttaaatggttttataCTCCCGTCTCCCGCTTTAAGATGGCAGAGTGTGTTTTTTATGGCCGATTAGAGCTGAGGAATTTtgtcccaaagtcctgccctgacacAACCATTGCTCCCATGCAACCTGTCATTGCAGTGAGAATCTTTTCCCGCACCCCTGCACAATAACCTGTTCCTGCTGCAAACCTCCCTAGCAGGCCCTCTAATGATGGCTGATGCAACTGGTGTGAGATTTTAAACTGGGGACTTCCAGACCCTCTGCTCCTGCTCTGAGCCACTGCACAATGACAGCACTGGCAATCCTAGCAGttcattaagtgtgtgtgtgtgtgtgtgtgtgtgtgtattgggggctAGTATCAACAGCAGGCAGCAGAACACGTTATACAGACCTATATGGAAATTCCCTGGAGTGGTTATTCCCAAGCAGGCAAAGGCCAGGCAGTGCAAAAGCTCAACATGTCAGGGTGGAGAATCCCTCCATAGGGTGGTAATCTTTAATCAGGAAATGATCTCCTTTTGCTGAAAAATTATCTACATTTCAGGGAGAAAGCTGAAACGGTGGGTGAGGCAGGGAATGGAGTTAAAGGGAGTTTTTTGctgctggggagagggaggaaggggctttccaggagattttttttagaaaattgcCTTTCACATATTAAGTCTCTTTTGGAGTCTCCACTTCATTGCACACAGTGCATAAGAAGGAAAGAACGGTGGCTTCCCTATGGAGGATGCTGAACACAGAAGGACCTCCTGCTCAGAAAAAACCATCCAAAGACGCGGAGTTTtagaatggaaggggggaaagtttCCAAATTCTGTCCAGGAGCAGGTAATGTCTGTCTTAAAGGGGATGAGAAACAAAGGAAGCTGGCTTATGCCATTGGTCTATTTAGCTCAATATCTGGGCGTGTTGCAGTGACTGCCTAAAAATAAAGTTCTCTTGCCGTTGTCAACTTTTAACTGCCTCTTGCTCCTGTGGTTTTTAGCAACAGCTTTCTAACGAAGCGTCACAGCTTTCCCACTATTTTCCTTTACGAAGCCCAAGAAGCTAAAAGACTTTTTCTCTTTCCAGAAGGCGTTAATGCTACTCACGTTGGGAGTTTGAGCTCCAATATGACTCCTCTCCTGGTAGCATTTACTCTTACTGGAAGGTAACAGCTGTCCAGCAGCACGCTGAGCAAGGAGGATTTGGAGAACCTGCACAAGGCAAGGAAGGAAGATGTGCTTTTCCGTTTGTGTCcaatgctgttttttaaaaaaacatgcaggTCTAAAGACTGTGCCATATGCAGTAATTTTGCTTAttgtaaaatgtgaaaatgcttgGGAGAATGTGCATTCCTCTCAACTGCATTTTCTCTCTTTAgcctgtgtgggtgggtgagtgggtgcatTTCAGGTGCATGCTTGGAAAACTGCACATTTCttgtgttcaaaaatgcatacttttcctgttaaaaacagaacaaaaacatgttcatgctcaGAAGcaacaagaataaaaacaaaaaacgagATGGGATGAGCATTGAGGTGGAAAAACCTCCATGAACTCGAACATCTGCCCTAACCTCTTCCTTCAGGACTAACCAAGGGAGAGCGAAGATTAGGCAGTAGCAATGCCAGCAGCTCAGAATGTTACATGAAAATGCTTGTGAGAATAGCAACGCCGGCAGCTCAGAATGTTATGTGAAAATGCTTGTGAGAATAGCAACGCCGGCAGCTCAGAATGTTATGTGAAAATGCTTGTGAGAATAGCAATGCCGGCAGCTCAGAAAGTTATGTGAAAATGCTTGTGAGAATAGCAATGCCGGCAGCTCAGAATGTTATGTGAAAATGCTTGTGAGAATAGCCATGCCGGCAGCTCAGAACGTTATGTGAAAATGCTTGTGAGAATAGCTATGCCGGCAGCTCAGAACGTTATGTGAAAATGCTTGTGAGAATAGCAATGCCGGCAGCTCAGAATGTTATGTGAAAATGCTTGTGAGAATAGCCATGCCGGCAGCTCAGAACATTATGTGAAAATGCTTGTGAGAATAGCTATGCCGGCAGCTCAGAACGTTATGTGAAAATGCTTGTGAGAATAGCCATGCCGGCAGCTCAGAATGTTATGTGAAAATGCTTGTGAGAATAGCAATGCCGGCAGCTCAGAACGTTATGTGAAAATGCTTGTGAGAATAGCAATGCCGGCAGCTCAGAACGTTATGTGAAAATGCTTGTGAGAGTAGCAATGCCGGCAGCTCAGAACGTTATGTGAAAATGCTTGTGAGAGTAGCCATGCCGGCAGCTCAGAACGTTATGTGAAAATGCTTGTGAGAATAGCCATGCCGGCAGCTCAGAATGTTATGTGAAAATGCTTGTGAGAATAGCCATGCCGGCA
This DNA window, taken from Elgaria multicarinata webbii isolate HBS135686 ecotype San Diego chromosome 12, rElgMul1.1.pri, whole genome shotgun sequence, encodes the following:
- the SNX19 gene encoding sorting nexin-19, producing MLRIREPAAACPGGGLGDRKLIAVGAVLGSLLVVHLLVNVWLLCLLSGLLALLGGWLGSRAVMGTSNQIHLERFLLLESCPRNPEAEKQLDAEIENMIRKIVRDFVSSWYRAVSGEQGFEDEVQKGMLGLAMELKRRMALVDKQALTQKVLLLGGCHLQTYKKAREKVEEAAGDPGDLAPRASQLWQAYCELSPPHVAVRSPANEVDYARRIVDLLLRVLVPEPHLETRTGRFVVVELVTCNVLLPMINKMADPDWLNLLLIAIFSKIGGRGAGGKEKAEILSTDLALSPSRPAMPDYLPLASQLEATPEARARSPRSSEPSVGDTLDGLEGLLLEGKEPISRELSTDINGRRASSTSMPVLQPDTLGSFFPCEDMEIESPVSELGKDSGPIVLMPTEEFLAGSLALEGPDGMDQEEGLAVRARCVEDNAGASFEASVRATLLNPCPDIQIVPVSEKEETLASLTALLEDSEKTFLRRPSYLDKELVSSESLAHSPQDLAQLPGLLSSSPTAPLGTFSFEPLSSPDGPVIIQNLRITGTITAREHSGTGFHPYTLYTVKYETTLDSDNASTLQQVAYHTVNRRYREFLNLQTRLEEKADLRKFIKNIKGPKKLFPDLPFGNMDTDKVEARKSLLESFLKQLCAIPEIANSEEMQEFLALNTDARIAFVKKPFVVSRIDKIVMNAIVDTLKTAFPKSEPQSPTEELSEAEVDGKSQTDGKKATKPRLRFPSSKIAPVLNVPGAQEKTAYSFREGTTVSEFLSLAGMESFIQKQEQLMEAMFDESPESEGDGVMDALQDVPLLDMKPAEMPQQPAEDGSEPESETLLADVALDLLRLIMVDHWSWLCTENMQKVLHLVFGTLIQRWLEVQVDNLTCTQRWVQYLRLLQESIWPGGVLPMVPKPLRTEEQKAAAASQALQILMGILPELILEILGTSKCQQSWSLVLESMQHPSINRHMVYCLSDILLEFLIPDPQTDQSKTTPVATSVFGVAERAGPSSH